From the genome of Vicia villosa cultivar HV-30 ecotype Madison, WI linkage group LG2, Vvil1.0, whole genome shotgun sequence, one region includes:
- the LOC131652875 gene encoding uncharacterized protein LOC131652875, producing the protein MTTVVPTSEEDAALSVVRFASELAWADAGPEVAEPQVSRLCMEAEEFIVMGKWLELASLMITSAELIFSKVSEKDVESIFTIICNLVTKTENPDEVMEIVKVITAKLVQQPNEKPAVRLKILINLYNLLETTYCQFYVYLKALNLAVDGKVTEYIIPSFKKIDSFLKEWKIEVPEQRELFLAISNVLRENKSMSKDSFKFLTSYLATFSGEDEHVLSEAKEEAVRAIVDFVRAPDVFQCDLLDMPAVGQLEKDSKYALLYQLLKIFLTQRLDSYLEFHTANSSLLKDHGLVHEECIAKMRLLSLVDLSSDGSGQIPYELIRDTLQINDDEVEIWVFKAISAKLIDCKMDQMNQLVIVSHHTDRVFGQHQWQTLRTKLVNWRGNIANVISTIQANKVSEDGSQAAQGLVVR; encoded by the exons ATGACTACGGTGGTTCCAACCTCAGAAGAAGATGCCGCTCTTTCCGTCGTCCGATTTGCTTCCGAGCTAGCCTGGGCTGATGCTGGTCCCGAG GTTGCTGAGCCGCAAGTTAGCAGACTCTGCATGGAGGCTGAAGAATTCATTGTTATGGGAAAGTGGTTGGAGCTAGCATCATTGATGATTACTTCTGCTGAATTGATTTTCTCAAAGGTTTCTGAGAAAG ACGTAGAGTCCATCTTCACTATTATCTGCAATCTTGTTACGAAGACTGAGAATCCAGATGAAGTGATGGAGATTGTTAAAGTTATAACTGCAAAATTAGTTCAGCAGCCCAATGAGAAACCTGCAGTGAGATTGAAAAT TTTGATCAATCTGTATAATCTATTGGAGACTACATACTGCCAGTTTTATGTCTACCTGAAGGCATTGAATTTAGCTGTTGATGGAAAAGTCACGGAATACATCATTCCTTCATTCAAAAAGATTGATAGCTTCTTGAAAGAGTGGAAAATTGAGGTACCAGAGCAGAGAGAACTCTTTCTCGCCATCTCTAATGTTTTGAGGGAAAACAAAAG CATGTCAAAGGATTCCTTCAAGTTCCTGACCAGTTATCTGGCTACTTTTTCTGGAGAAGATGAACATGTTTTGAGCGAAGCCAAGGAGGAAGCTGTGCGTGCAATTGTTGATTTTGTCAGGGCACCTGATGTATTTCAG TGTGATTTACTGGACATGCCTGCTGTTGGGCAACTGGAGAAGGATTCCAAATATGCTTTGCTATATCAGCTTCTCAAGATTTTTCTTACTCAGAGACTTGATTCATACTTGGAATTTCACACTGCAAATTCATCCTTATTGAAAGACCATG GCCTTGTGCATGAAGAATGCATAGCAAAAATGAGATTGTTGTCATTGGTTGATCTCAGCTCTGATGGATCTGGCCAAATTCCATATGAACTTATTAGGGACACACTTCAG ATCAATGACGATGAAGTTGAAATATGGGTGTTTAAAGCAATAAGTGCTAAGCTAATTGACTGCAAGATGGACCAAATGAATCAACTTGTAATTGTTAG TCATCATACTGACCGGGTGTTTGGTCAGCATCAATGGCAAACACTGAGAACAAAGCTAGTGAATTGGAGG GGAAATATTGCAAATGTGATTAGCACCATTCAGGCCAACAAAGTATCAGAGGATGGGTCCCAGGCAGCCCAAGGTTTGGTAGTTCGCTAA